A part of Pararoseomonas sp. SCSIO 73927 genomic DNA contains:
- a CDS encoding LysR family transcriptional regulator, with protein sequence MPRPTLNDLAAFSAVASQRSFRRAADTLGVSRSALSHALIGLEQNLGVRLLNRTTRSVSPTEAGNRLLERLGPVLQDLDAALDGLTETGATPSGTLRINANKSGARLLLGHVVPRFLERYPGVELDLVSEGRLVDIVEEGYDAGVRLAEAVPRDMIAVPLAGEVRFIAIASPAYLGGHPPVTTPDDLRQHSCIRQRLPSGKRYRWEFSRRGEDITIDVPGPLTLDDNDLMVQAAAAGLGIAYVPEAFARKRLRAGQLVTVLDDWCPPEPGLMLYYSGRRHVPAALRAFIDILKEANPGLVDEGRG encoded by the coding sequence ATGCCGCGGCCGACGCTGAACGACCTCGCCGCCTTCTCCGCGGTTGCCAGCCAGCGGAGCTTCCGCAGGGCAGCAGACACGCTCGGCGTCTCGCGGTCGGCCCTCAGCCATGCCCTGATCGGGCTGGAGCAGAACCTCGGCGTTCGCCTGCTGAACCGTACCACTCGCAGCGTCTCCCCGACCGAGGCGGGGAACCGCCTCCTCGAACGGCTCGGTCCCGTGCTCCAGGACCTGGATGCCGCCCTTGATGGACTGACGGAGACGGGCGCCACGCCCTCCGGCACATTGCGCATCAATGCCAACAAGAGTGGCGCCCGACTGCTGCTCGGCCACGTCGTGCCGAGATTCCTGGAGCGCTATCCCGGGGTGGAACTGGATCTCGTCTCCGAAGGACGCCTGGTCGACATCGTCGAGGAGGGCTACGACGCCGGAGTGCGGCTGGCGGAGGCGGTGCCGCGGGACATGATCGCGGTCCCGCTCGCCGGTGAGGTGCGCTTCATCGCGATCGCATCCCCGGCCTACCTGGGCGGCCATCCCCCCGTGACGACACCGGACGACCTGCGCCAGCACAGCTGCATCCGCCAGCGCCTGCCCAGCGGCAAGCGGTATCGCTGGGAGTTCAGCCGTCGCGGCGAGGACATCACCATCGATGTCCCGGGACCGCTGACGCTCGACGACAATGACCTGATGGTCCAGGCGGCGGCCGCGGGCCTGGGCATTGCCTACGTGCCGGAAGCCTTCGCCAGGAAGCGGCTACGCGCCGGGCAGCTTGTGACCGTGCTCGATGACTGGTGCCCGCCGGAGCCTGGCCTCATGCTGTACTACTCTGGCAGGCGCCACGTGCCCGCCGCCCTGAGGGCCTTCATCGACATCCTCAAGGAAGCGAATCCAGGCCTCGTCGACGAGGGCAGAGGCTGA
- a CDS encoding SDR family oxidoreductase has protein sequence MSKTWFISGASSGLGREMAEKLLARGDRVVAAIRRPDGVADLQARHGEQALAVRLDLMDAASIRAAVDEAVRRCGRIDVVVSNAGYGLFGAAEEVSDAQIERQIATNLTGSIQLVRAALPHLRRQGGGRIVQVSSEGGQIAYPNFSLYHATKWGIEGFIESVAQEVAPFGIDFIIAEPGPTGTGFGAALDHAPPMEAYEQTPAGEVRRAIGTSAFPIKGDAERTVQAIVAAADSPRPAFRLTLGSTAYDSISAALRGRLDALLAQRAVAFSADRTGDAVQAEQEGQG, from the coding sequence ATGTCAAAGACCTGGTTCATCAGCGGCGCATCGTCTGGCCTCGGCCGGGAGATGGCCGAGAAGCTGCTGGCACGCGGCGACCGGGTGGTCGCGGCGATCCGCCGCCCGGACGGGGTCGCCGACCTTCAGGCGCGCCATGGCGAACAGGCCCTGGCGGTTCGGCTCGACCTGATGGATGCGGCGAGCATCCGCGCCGCGGTGGACGAGGCCGTGCGCCGTTGCGGCCGGATCGACGTCGTGGTGAGCAACGCGGGCTACGGTCTCTTCGGGGCGGCAGAGGAGGTCTCCGACGCGCAGATCGAGCGCCAGATCGCCACCAACCTGACCGGCTCCATCCAGCTGGTGCGCGCGGCGCTGCCGCACCTTCGCCGACAGGGCGGCGGGCGGATCGTGCAGGTGTCCTCGGAAGGCGGGCAGATCGCGTACCCGAACTTCAGCCTGTATCACGCCACCAAGTGGGGGATCGAAGGCTTCATCGAGTCCGTGGCCCAGGAGGTCGCGCCCTTCGGGATCGACTTCATCATCGCCGAACCTGGCCCGACGGGCACCGGCTTCGGCGCGGCGCTGGACCACGCGCCGCCGATGGAGGCCTACGAGCAGACGCCTGCTGGCGAGGTCCGGAGGGCGATCGGCACCAGCGCCTTCCCCATCAAGGGGGACGCGGAACGCACCGTCCAGGCCATCGTCGCCGCCGCCGACAGCCCCCGGCCTGCCTTCCGGCTGACCCTGGGAAGCACGGCCTACGACAGCATCAGCGCAGCCCTCCGGGGCAGGCTGGACGCCCTCCTTGCCCAACGGGCGGTGGCGTTCTCCGCGGACCGGACCGGGGATGCGGTGCAGGCTGAACAGGAGGGTCAGGGATGA
- a CDS encoding lipocalin-like domain-containing protein, which yields MRRLLPACLIGAMAVLVPAASAQPTPSNQLVGTWRMVSAQIDPSGANTPAYGPEPHGWLVFTPELTFVEVLTDPRVPRFSSDTRGHGTDQENRAAMAGSIGCFGRYTVDENGAFTGNRVEGATFPNWVGSVRTRDDLRLTVEGDRMVEDFRRPEGTVIRIIWERVW from the coding sequence ATGAGGCGCCTCCTCCCTGCCTGCCTGATCGGCGCCATGGCTGTCCTCGTCCCGGCCGCCAGTGCCCAGCCCACCCCGTCCAACCAGCTCGTCGGCACGTGGCGCATGGTGTCGGCGCAGATCGACCCCTCCGGGGCGAACACGCCCGCCTACGGCCCCGAGCCGCACGGATGGCTGGTGTTCACGCCGGAACTCACCTTCGTCGAGGTCCTGACCGACCCTCGTGTCCCGCGGTTCTCCTCCGACACGCGGGGTCATGGCACCGACCAGGAGAACCGCGCCGCCATGGCCGGAAGCATCGGTTGCTTCGGCCGCTACACGGTGGACGAGAACGGGGCCTTCACCGGGAACCGCGTGGAGGGCGCGACCTTCCCGAACTGGGTTGGCAGTGTGCGCACGCGGGACGACCTGCGGCTGACCGTGGAGGGCGACCGGATGGTGGAGGATTTCCGGCGACCGGAAGGAACCGTCATCCGGATCATCTGGGAGCGTGTCTGGTGA
- a CDS encoding nuclease-related domain-containing protein → MQRSDAAAQTERDVFLSDLRSYLADHHPAADLVILDQALRLLRVAEDGHHRILACLSRMPFSKNPPEIRAAAVVSRMEVNLAALMADLHAAVHATRGIMMPGGPVLQDATGRIFHADDVVTNMVVSLGGTLSMEGYANGWFDADGHLILPDLPLVDNNDIMLAGQSEALSASWIRWTRMHETARYGLTDIEVLEGGNLPSEAPPSIKLVYEREPSRDTLDYIANARTIDREAIAIAALHNTSDLSNVCKGIEGTIAAAPTEWISSEELTNSLSLSDTVGYEIVGDTERPGGLRLVQWVRGYACLASLASALTESTPPKLIRVPEETLTDILTRASLSSSEAATFLDAVSFGRSSRDLFDAPIVRTATDWLLIGPALSAPRMAKIVPSLLASRKVQLRRKGAAFEKRVLTFLKGKGFDARNIKVKRGGEEYDYDVVFPWGDHIFHFECKNHGLSGNDPIQAHHFFQEIVSDIKQVERLRNALAKWPDILIGTFGANAAGKEVIHCILENETYCIPGGIDGIYVYDWSALTRFFEDGWFRVSHTHQFPDNIRLQNRVSVAPIWSGDRPAPKDLIAQLEEPAQFRVVSHHLELEQVAFPLDEATMAVDTLLRRRPADVASMAEALGGSGQAVQDQLAKVDAQILKERKNIEEGIKNEPETPT, encoded by the coding sequence TTGCAGCGCTCCGACGCTGCGGCCCAAACAGAGCGTGACGTGTTCCTAAGCGATCTTCGCAGCTATTTGGCCGATCACCATCCCGCAGCCGACCTTGTCATTCTCGATCAGGCGTTGAGGCTCTTGCGTGTGGCCGAAGACGGGCACCATCGGATTCTCGCTTGCCTGTCGCGCATGCCGTTTTCCAAGAACCCGCCGGAAATACGCGCGGCAGCGGTTGTAAGCCGTATGGAAGTCAATCTCGCTGCTCTCATGGCCGACTTGCACGCTGCCGTGCACGCGACTAGGGGAATAATGATGCCGGGCGGCCCAGTGTTGCAGGACGCAACAGGCCGGATCTTCCATGCTGACGACGTGGTGACCAACATGGTCGTGTCACTCGGCGGCACGCTGTCCATGGAAGGTTACGCCAACGGTTGGTTCGACGCAGATGGGCATCTTATCCTGCCGGACCTACCTTTGGTAGATAACAATGACATCATGCTCGCAGGTCAGAGTGAAGCGCTTTCGGCCTCCTGGATCAGGTGGACGAGGATGCACGAGACTGCCCGCTACGGCCTCACCGATATCGAAGTTCTCGAGGGCGGAAACCTCCCCAGCGAGGCCCCGCCATCAATCAAGCTCGTTTATGAGCGGGAGCCAAGTCGCGATACGCTGGACTACATCGCCAATGCCAGAACAATCGACCGGGAAGCTATCGCGATCGCGGCACTTCATAACACTTCCGACCTCTCCAACGTCTGCAAGGGTATCGAGGGGACAATTGCCGCAGCCCCCACCGAATGGATCTCATCCGAAGAGTTGACCAACAGTCTCTCGCTCAGTGATACAGTCGGCTACGAAATTGTTGGCGACACCGAGCGTCCGGGTGGTCTCCGGCTCGTCCAGTGGGTCCGCGGCTACGCTTGTTTAGCCTCTCTCGCCTCGGCTCTTACCGAGAGCACGCCTCCCAAGCTCATCCGCGTGCCAGAAGAGACCTTGACCGATATACTTACGCGCGCGTCCCTTTCTTCTTCCGAAGCCGCAACTTTTCTCGACGCGGTCAGTTTCGGCCGTTCCTCGCGCGATCTCTTTGACGCGCCCATCGTGCGTACCGCTACAGACTGGCTGCTCATTGGCCCAGCGCTGTCAGCCCCTCGCATGGCCAAGATTGTCCCGTCACTGCTTGCTTCTAGAAAGGTCCAGCTCCGGCGCAAGGGCGCCGCGTTTGAGAAACGCGTACTAACCTTCCTTAAAGGGAAGGGCTTCGACGCGAGGAATATCAAGGTCAAGCGTGGCGGCGAGGAATACGACTATGACGTTGTGTTCCCCTGGGGTGACCACATCTTTCACTTCGAGTGTAAGAACCACGGCCTATCCGGTAACGATCCGATCCAGGCTCACCACTTCTTCCAGGAAATCGTCTCCGACATAAAACAGGTTGAAAGGCTGCGGAACGCGCTTGCTAAATGGCCGGATATCCTCATCGGCACCTTCGGTGCTAATGCGGCCGGGAAGGAGGTCATCCACTGCATCCTGGAGAACGAGACCTACTGCATCCCAGGCGGCATTGACGGCATCTACGTCTACGACTGGTCGGCCCTGACACGGTTCTTCGAGGACGGATGGTTCAGGGTGTCTCATACCCACCAGTTCCCAGACAATATCAGATTGCAGAACCGCGTTAGCGTCGCCCCTATATGGTCCGGCGATCGTCCGGCGCCAAAAGATCTGATCGCCCAGTTGGAAGAGCCAGCCCAATTCCGCGTTGTCTCGCACCATCTAGAGTTAGAACAGGTAGCTTTCCCGCTCGACGAGGCGACGATGGCCGTCGACACTCTCCTTAGGCGGCGGCCAGCCGATGTCGCGAGTATGGCCGAGGCGCTCGGTGGATCTGGACAGGCCGTCCAGGATCAATTGGCGAAGGTGGATGCGCAGATCCTCAAGGAGAGAAAAAATATCGAGGAAGGCATTAAGAACGAGCCGGAGACGCCGACGTGA
- a CDS encoding CsbD family protein produces MDEDRIGGMADKAVGTVKSAAGDVTGDAKLQAEGTKDKVVGTVRNTVGGARDAASDAAEAVSEKVSDLGQRASRAMEGGAGPLLDQVGRKASEYGSHARDVVASGAESASSVVRGYPLVTVGLVGVLCFLIGRVTAPEPKPWYRRDWT; encoded by the coding sequence ATGGACGAGGATCGTATCGGCGGCATGGCCGACAAGGCCGTGGGCACCGTGAAGTCGGCCGCGGGCGACGTCACGGGTGATGCCAAGCTCCAGGCCGAGGGCACCAAGGACAAGGTGGTCGGCACGGTCCGCAACACGGTCGGCGGCGCCAGGGACGCGGCGAGCGACGCCGCCGAGGCTGTGTCGGAGAAGGTCTCCGACCTGGGCCAGCGCGCCAGCCGCGCCATGGAAGGAGGCGCCGGTCCGCTGCTGGATCAGGTTGGCCGGAAGGCATCCGAGTACGGCAGCCATGCGCGGGACGTGGTCGCCTCGGGCGCGGAGAGCGCGTCCAGCGTGGTGCGCGGCTACCCGCTCGTAACGGTCGGCCTCGTTGGCGTGCTGTGCTTCCTTATCGGCCGTGTCACCGCGCCCGAACCGAAGCCCTGGTACCGCCGCGACTGGACCTGA
- a CDS encoding SH3 domain-containing protein, which translates to MTPGRLLDARGNPITLGKELGRGGEGAVFDVVGQPDAVAKVYLKPPSSQHAAKLSAMAGMATPPLLKIAAWPTGTLHDPSGTVAGFTMPKVGGHEPVFKLYGPKLRLQEFPTADWRFLIHAAANTARSFSTVHAAGLVIGDVNHGNLVVGQDATVRMIDCDSFQVTQGGKTWYCEVGVGTHQPPEMQARTSYAGVTRTPNQDSFGLAVIIFQLLCIARHPFAGRYKGAGEPPSIEDAIQASRYAYSRDRSRTAMEPPPGSLPIDALTPTIQDLFEKAFAPEAVRGGRPDADRWVTALGELASDLKSCAANGAHFYRKGLSACPWCAIENASGITLFPVVFKPGATVGATGMAALWQQVSNVPDPPSLGHCPPPPGAAPSPSSPAQALAGVGGSLKTAAWASVGGSLLAALTIAPPDLRALMVPAIGVLAFIIHRNGGTTRQNPFQQKLTAVKRDWEALQRAWIAPLPGPGAAEIRAGLQRLKAQHDALPDERARRLQKLNEQRRQKQLEDHLDHFSLANAKVPGIGPTRVATLASHGIDTASDIVSQRLLAVPGFGPATVSKLLAWRKMHEMTFRFDPSRGVSPSEIAVVERDIATQRTKLEREVATGLARLRAAVASHTTRRQALEGRAAELRPQYAQALADAAVVPEDRTTHKRLLAMSGAAAALALVTGIGGSPSTSGYSPPQVATVRPAAPVAMPSPSPPPSAPTQQLQVARPAPVERAPQVTEPARPAQPWRTEPVEAPPPVAGPPVPQISNPASAASRPGNAVEHVVMKQAGYVRAGSSGTAAVVRTAPSGARLRVFSRSSGWVQVGEEEPWGWVYSGLVDAAP; encoded by the coding sequence GTGACACCGGGCCGCCTGCTCGATGCCCGGGGCAATCCCATCACCCTGGGCAAGGAACTCGGCCGCGGTGGCGAGGGGGCCGTCTTCGACGTCGTCGGCCAGCCTGACGCGGTCGCCAAGGTCTACCTCAAACCGCCCAGTAGCCAGCACGCGGCCAAGCTCTCCGCCATGGCAGGGATGGCGACCCCTCCGCTCCTGAAGATCGCTGCATGGCCAACAGGCACCCTGCACGACCCGTCGGGAACGGTCGCGGGCTTCACCATGCCCAAGGTCGGCGGACATGAGCCGGTCTTCAAGCTGTACGGTCCCAAGCTCCGCCTGCAGGAGTTCCCGACCGCCGACTGGCGATTCCTGATCCACGCGGCCGCCAACACCGCGCGCTCCTTCTCGACCGTGCATGCGGCGGGGCTGGTCATCGGCGACGTGAACCACGGCAACCTAGTCGTCGGTCAGGACGCCACGGTGCGGATGATCGACTGCGACAGCTTCCAGGTCACCCAGGGCGGGAAGACGTGGTACTGCGAGGTGGGCGTCGGCACACACCAGCCGCCGGAGATGCAGGCCCGCACCAGCTACGCCGGGGTGACCAGGACGCCGAACCAGGACAGCTTCGGCCTGGCCGTCATCATCTTCCAGCTGCTCTGCATCGCCCGCCACCCCTTCGCGGGCCGCTACAAGGGGGCTGGCGAGCCTCCCTCGATCGAAGACGCCATCCAGGCATCTCGCTACGCATACTCGCGGGACCGGTCCCGGACGGCCATGGAGCCTCCTCCGGGCAGCCTACCGATCGATGCGCTGACGCCGACCATCCAGGACCTGTTCGAGAAGGCCTTTGCCCCCGAGGCGGTCCGCGGCGGGCGCCCCGACGCGGACCGCTGGGTGACCGCCCTGGGCGAACTGGCGTCCGACCTGAAGTCATGCGCTGCCAATGGTGCCCATTTCTACCGGAAGGGCCTGAGCGCCTGCCCCTGGTGCGCCATCGAGAATGCCAGCGGGATCACGCTGTTCCCCGTCGTGTTCAAGCCCGGGGCGACGGTCGGCGCCACCGGCATGGCCGCCCTCTGGCAGCAGGTGTCGAATGTCCCTGATCCGCCATCCCTGGGACATTGTCCACCTCCACCCGGCGCAGCCCCGTCTCCATCCAGTCCGGCCCAGGCACTGGCTGGAGTCGGGGGCAGCCTCAAGACGGCGGCCTGGGCGTCCGTCGGCGGGAGCCTGCTCGCCGCCCTCACCATCGCGCCTCCCGATCTCCGCGCCCTGATGGTGCCCGCCATCGGCGTGCTGGCCTTCATCATCCACCGCAATGGCGGGACGACCCGCCAGAACCCGTTCCAGCAGAAGCTGACTGCCGTGAAGCGGGACTGGGAAGCGCTCCAGCGGGCCTGGATCGCTCCCCTTCCGGGACCGGGTGCTGCCGAGATCCGGGCAGGCCTGCAGCGCCTCAAGGCGCAGCACGATGCCCTGCCGGACGAGCGGGCCAGGCGCCTGCAGAAGCTGAACGAGCAGCGGCGGCAGAAGCAGCTCGAGGACCACCTCGACCACTTCTCGCTGGCCAACGCCAAGGTGCCGGGGATCGGTCCGACGCGGGTGGCCACCCTGGCCAGCCACGGCATCGACACGGCGAGCGACATCGTCAGCCAGCGTCTGCTCGCCGTGCCCGGGTTCGGCCCCGCGACAGTCTCGAAGCTCCTGGCCTGGCGCAAGATGCACGAAATGACCTTCCGCTTCGACCCGAGCCGGGGCGTGTCCCCGTCCGAGATCGCCGTGGTCGAGCGCGACATCGCCACGCAGAGGACGAAGCTGGAGCGGGAGGTCGCGACAGGACTGGCCCGCTTGCGGGCAGCGGTGGCCTCCCACACGACCAGACGGCAGGCCCTCGAAGGACGGGCAGCGGAACTGCGCCCACAGTACGCCCAGGCCTTGGCCGACGCTGCCGTCGTGCCCGAGGATCGGACGACCCACAAGCGGCTGCTCGCCATGTCCGGGGCGGCTGCCGCCCTGGCGCTCGTCACGGGAATCGGAGGGTCGCCATCCACCTCCGGCTACAGTCCACCCCAGGTGGCGACGGTCAGGCCAGCGGCCCCCGTCGCGATGCCATCGCCCTCGCCGCCGCCTTCAGCACCCACTCAGCAGCTTCAGGTCGCGCGTCCCGCTCCGGTGGAACGCGCGCCCCAGGTGACGGAGCCTGCGCGCCCCGCGCAGCCATGGAGGACCGAGCCGGTCGAGGCACCTCCGCCTGTGGCCGGTCCCCCTGTTCCTCAGATCTCCAACCCGGCATCGGCGGCGTCGAGGCCGGGGAATGCCGTCGAGCACGTCGTCATGAAGCAGGCCGGATATGTCCGGGCGGGATCGAGCGGGACGGCAGCCGTGGTTCGGACCGCGCCGAGTGGGGCCAGGTTACGGGTCTTCTCCCGGAGCAGTGGATGGGTCCAGGTCGGAGAGGAAGAACCGTGGGGATGGGTGTACTCGGGCCTCGTCGACGCCGCTCCCTAG
- a CDS encoding PP2C family serine/threonine-protein phosphatase, with product MTTGRNWRTAYASSIGTSHQKNGTPCQDAGGCRVVTGADGTEVLVVAVSDGAGTAKRSDVGSALVVESFLGRFAEAAAASPDLKAIDRDFVDEWFDDVRDAIGARAAQDGAEPNDYACTLLGAVVGPDAAAYVQIGDGAIVVSSDEASGYSWIFWPQHGEYANSTYFITQDGAERVLQFDVQPAMDEIALFSDGIERLVLDMSARTVHGPAFRPIFEWLAGTEPDRSGAPAPGLVAYLGSDHVNRRTDDDKTLVMATRALPPAKAATA from the coding sequence GTGACCACCGGGCGGAACTGGCGGACCGCCTACGCCTCCTCGATCGGCACCTCGCACCAGAAGAACGGCACCCCCTGCCAAGACGCAGGGGGCTGCCGCGTGGTGACGGGGGCCGACGGGACGGAGGTCCTGGTCGTCGCAGTGAGCGACGGGGCGGGCACGGCCAAGCGGTCCGATGTCGGGTCAGCGCTGGTCGTGGAGAGCTTCCTGGGGCGGTTCGCGGAGGCCGCGGCGGCGTCGCCCGACCTAAAGGCCATCGACCGCGACTTCGTGGACGAGTGGTTCGACGACGTCAGGGACGCGATCGGTGCCCGTGCCGCCCAGGATGGTGCCGAGCCGAACGACTACGCCTGTACCCTGCTCGGCGCCGTGGTCGGTCCTGACGCGGCGGCCTACGTCCAGATCGGGGACGGCGCCATCGTGGTCTCCAGCGATGAGGCTTCCGGGTACTCCTGGATCTTCTGGCCCCAGCACGGCGAGTACGCGAACAGCACGTACTTCATCACCCAGGACGGGGCGGAGCGCGTCCTACAGTTCGACGTCCAGCCCGCCATGGACGAGATCGCCCTGTTCTCGGATGGCATCGAGCGCCTCGTGCTCGACATGTCGGCCAGGACCGTCCACGGCCCGGCCTTCCGGCCCATCTTCGAGTGGCTGGCAGGCACCGAGCCGGACAGGTCAGGAGCACCGGCACCGGGGCTGGTGGCCTATCTCGGGTCGGACCACGTCAACCGCCGGACGGACGACGACAAGACCCTGGTCATGGCCACCCGGGCACTGCCGCCCGCCAAGGCCGCCACCGCGTGA
- a CDS encoding VWA domain-containing protein — translation MSFSDQIPFVPPSLIENPEPRCPCLLLLDTSGSMNGRPITALNDGLRTFKEELTGDAMASQRVEVAMMTFGPVNVLSDFETADLFQPPTLHAGGDTPMGSAIMQGLDMLETRKAVYKQAGVAYYRPWVFLITDGAPTDHYAAAAERVRQGDSPERKAFSFFAVGVEGADMGKLGQICSPNRPPLKLQGLSFRELFTWLSSSLGGVARSQPGQLVALPPPSGWSAV, via the coding sequence ATGAGCTTCTCGGACCAGATCCCCTTCGTCCCCCCCAGCCTGATCGAGAATCCCGAGCCGAGGTGCCCCTGCCTCCTGCTCCTCGACACCTCCGGCTCCATGAACGGCAGGCCGATCACGGCCCTGAACGACGGCCTCAGGACCTTCAAGGAGGAACTCACCGGCGACGCCATGGCCTCCCAGCGGGTGGAGGTCGCCATGATGACCTTCGGGCCGGTCAACGTGCTCTCGGACTTCGAGACCGCCGACCTCTTCCAGCCGCCCACCCTGCACGCCGGGGGCGACACCCCCATGGGGTCGGCCATCATGCAGGGCCTCGACATGCTCGAGACCCGCAAGGCCGTCTACAAGCAGGCGGGCGTGGCCTACTACCGTCCCTGGGTCTTCCTGATCACCGACGGGGCGCCGACGGACCACTACGCCGCAGCCGCCGAGCGCGTGCGCCAGGGCGACAGCCCAGAGCGGAAGGCCTTCTCCTTCTTCGCGGTTGGCGTCGAGGGTGCCGACATGGGCAAGCTCGGGCAGATCTGCAGCCCGAACCGTCCGCCCCTGAAGCTCCAGGGCCTCAGCTTCCGCGAGCTGTTCACCTGGCTGTCCAGCTCCCTCGGCGGTGTCGCGCGGTCCCAGCCGGGCCAGCTCGTCGCCCTGCCGCCGCCCTCCGGGTGGTCCGCGGTGTGA
- a CDS encoding DUF4236 domain-containing protein — MGWRFRKSFKILPGVRVNVGSKGITSWSFGGRGARVNVSKRGYTTTYNLFGTGLTYRTHMPRTRPAKPAVAVRATPQVAAPPPPSPPSTRRSPVGVYALVGVAALVTYIVLKPEHLPSQAPATAVQSGYRAPEVQRSATPSIPATVTPAAAATGRVAPSPAPPSSPSPGEVITTTGANVRSSASMSGSIVRVLDAGARLQVVGQEGSWRRVADPGGEILGWVHSSILR, encoded by the coding sequence ATGGGCTGGCGCTTCAGGAAGTCGTTCAAGATCCTGCCCGGGGTACGGGTGAACGTGGGATCGAAGGGCATCACGAGTTGGTCCTTCGGCGGCCGTGGCGCACGGGTCAACGTCAGCAAGCGTGGCTACACCACCACCTACAACTTGTTCGGGACGGGACTGACCTACAGGACCCATATGCCTCGAACTCGGCCTGCCAAGCCTGCCGTGGCGGTGCGGGCCACACCTCAGGTGGCCGCGCCTCCCCCGCCCTCCCCACCATCGACCAGGCGAAGCCCGGTCGGCGTCTATGCCCTGGTCGGGGTGGCGGCGCTGGTCACCTACATCGTGCTGAAGCCCGAGCACCTGCCATCTCAGGCTCCGGCCACGGCGGTCCAGTCGGGCTACCGCGCCCCAGAGGTCCAGCGCTCGGCGACACCGTCGATCCCCGCCACGGTGACTCCCGCTGCCGCGGCAACAGGGAGGGTTGCTCCTTCGCCCGCGCCCCCGAGTTCTCCCTCGCCGGGGGAGGTCATCACGACAACCGGCGCCAACGTCCGGTCGTCGGCGTCCATGTCCGGATCGATCGTCCGCGTCCTCGATGCTGGTGCCCGGCTGCAGGTAGTGGGCCAGGAGGGAAGCTGGCGACGGGTAGCCGACCCGGGTGGCGAGATCCTGGGATGGGTGCATAGTTCCATCCTTCGCTAG
- a CDS encoding SHOCT domain-containing protein encodes MLGSHNTHLEHFLRNKAKDGEKALATMPGWIGDVMGQGKNTQHNGAFLLTDQRVAFVRKGFFGEVFETIPLDKITSVETRSFMGHRVLTCHTSHDELRFKSFEAKAVFDEVHRMVEDLRQPKATTPTSAPPSGLTTDLPSQIQQLANLRAAGVLTDDEFERAKARLLGG; translated from the coding sequence ATGCTGGGTTCGCACAACACCCATCTCGAGCATTTCCTTCGCAACAAGGCGAAGGACGGGGAGAAGGCCCTAGCCACAATGCCAGGCTGGATTGGCGATGTGATGGGACAGGGCAAGAATACCCAGCATAACGGAGCATTCCTGCTTACCGATCAGCGGGTAGCTTTTGTGAGGAAAGGATTCTTTGGGGAGGTGTTCGAGACCATTCCCCTGGACAAAATCACATCGGTCGAGACGCGCTCCTTTATGGGGCACAGGGTGCTCACCTGTCATACTTCCCACGACGAGCTGCGCTTCAAGTCATTCGAGGCGAAGGCAGTTTTTGATGAGGTCCACCGCATGGTCGAGGATCTCCGGCAACCCAAAGCAACCACGCCAACTTCGGCACCGCCGTCAGGCCTAACCACTGACCTTCCAAGTCAGATTCAGCAACTCGCTAATCTTCGGGCTGCAGGCGTGTTGACCGACGACGAGTTCGAGCGCGCGAAGGCTCGCCTTCTCGGCGGCTAA